In Burkholderiales bacterium, the sequence GCCGGGACCGAAGAGCCACCAGTTCGACACGCTGAGCCTGCACGCGGGCCAGCAACCCGATCCGCAGTTCGGCGCGCGCGCGCAGCCGATCTACTTCACCACTTCCTACGTCTTTCGAGACACGGAGCAGGCGGCGTCGCTCTTCAACATGGAGCGGGCCGGCCATGTGTACAGCCGCATCTCGAACCCCACCTGCTCGGCGCTGGAGGAGCGCATCGCGGCGCTGGAAGGCGGCGTCGGCGCGATCGCCACCGCCAGCGGCCAGGCGGCGATGCACCTCGCTGTGGCCACGCTCATGAACACGGGCTCCCACATCGTGGCGTCGCGTTCGTTGTACGGAGGCTCGCACAACCTGCTGCGCTACACCCTGCCCCGCTTCGGCATCGAGACGACGTTCGTCGATCCGCGGGACATCGATGCGTTCCGCAAGGCCATCCGGCCGAACACCCGGCTCATCTTCGGCGAGACGCTGGGCAATCCGGGTCTGGACGTTCTGGATGTGCCCCGCGTCGCCGAGGTCGCCCACGACGCCGGGCTGCCGCTGCTGGTGGATTCGACGTTCACCACGCCCTATCTGATGCGACCGTTCGACCTCGGCGCCGATCTGATCTTTCATTCCGCGACCAAGTTTCTGGGCGGCCATGGCGTGGCGATCGGCGGCCTGCTGGTCGATGGGGGCACATTCGACTGGGAGAAGTCCGGCAAGTTTCCCACGCTCACCGAACCGTACGAAGGCTTCCACGGCATGGTATTCACCGAAGAGTCGACCGCCGCGGCGTTCCTGCTGCGCGCGCGACGCGAGGGCATCCGGGATTTCGGTGCCTGCATGAGC encodes:
- a CDS encoding O-acetylhomoserine aminocarboxypropyltransferase; translated protein: MPGPKSHQFDTLSLHAGQQPDPQFGARAQPIYFTTSYVFRDTEQAASLFNMERAGHVYSRISNPTCSALEERIAALEGGVGAIATASGQAAMHLAVATLMNTGSHIVASRSLYGGSHNLLRYTLPRFGIETTFVDPRDIDAFRKAIRPNTRLIFGETLGNPGLDVLDVPRVAEVAHDAGLPLLVDSTFTTPYLMRPFDLGADLIFHSATKFLGGHGVAIGGLLVDGGTFDWEKSGKFPTLTEPYEGFHGMVFTEESTAAAFLLRARREGIRDFGACMSPMNAFQILQGIETLGLRMQRHVDNTRKIVQFLAEHEAVADVVHPELPSHPDHQLAKKLLPKGCGAVFSFELKGGREAGRRFIESLRLFSHLANVGDAKSLVIHPATTTHYRMDEQALRQAGITAGTVRLSIGLEDPEDL